A segment of the Phycisphaerae bacterium genome:
GAAGGATGGGACACAGAGAGCAGGAAGTCGGAGTGAGGCAGCAATCGGCATACATAGGCATTTCTTTTCGTCTCACTTAATTTGCTGATACATTAAAGTTTTTTAAGGAGAACAGTGATGAAAGCCGTAAATTTGACAAGAGTGAGAGTTTTTATATTTGTCATTTGCCTCGTTGCCGCCGGATTTACATCGAGTGCGGTCGCGATGCCTGTGCCGGTCGATGGATTTACAAGTCCGGATTTGCCGCCTGTTCATCCTAACCCGAATGTCGCTTACCGCAGTGAAGAAGGGGTTATTTATTATCCCTTCGTAGGCATATCTTTATCTGATATCACGCACGGCAGTTTCACGAATATCAGCCGGTCGTATATCGGCGGCGATGAAATAGAATACTTCGATTCAGTTGTAACGGCTGCCGTTGATATTTCCGGGATAGGTAATTTTCCTGCTGTGTTGGCCGGACCGGTAACTGCGCAGGTATATAGCAAGACAAGTGGTCAGACTGGGACGTTCCAAACGGAAATTATCAGTATGACAATGTCAGGCAATGTAGGCGGTGTAAATGTTATGGTTCGTGAAAGTCCAACTTTAAGTTCTTCCGGCCAAACATCCATCGAGATGTCGAGCAGCGGCTGGTATATTGGAAGCTTCTTCGATGTTTATACTGAGCTGTCAATCGATGGCGGACAAACCTGGGTCCCGTCAGAAGAAAGCTGCCGAATGGTTCTTGTGCCGGAACCGGCCACAATTTGCCTTTTGGTTTTTGGCGGCCTGGGAATTCTTGCAAGGAAACGAAGATAGGCTTAAGCAGTTTATAATAGTTGATAAAAAGCCCTGCAAAAAACAGGGCTTTTTTTATTATCTTATTTCTAATCCGGACGGGCATTCGTTTAAATCACAACTTCCTTCCCTCTTGGGGTAGCTTGCGCCACGTGATTAATTCTCCTTCGCGCCTTTATTTCCCAACAATGAAATGTTCATCTAAACTCGTAATAAAGCCCTGCGATGAGAATAAAAATCGTAACTGCGATAAAAACAGGTTTATTTATTAAGAATGTAACGAAAGTATATTCTTGGCTGAGAACAGCCTCTGCTGGATTGTCAGGGTTTACGAAACACCCAGTTTCTTCCCCCTGCAAGTATGGTCCTCTCGGCGTATACGACTGTCCGCGCTTTAGTCTTTCTGTTGTTATTCTTTTCCCCTCCTCACGCGTTATAATTATGTGTCTTCTAAGAATATTGTACCGGTTAGAAGCATACTCTTGTCCATTATATTTGTAGGTATAGTGTATGTTCCAAAAGAGTATATCATCTTGAGTCGAAGGGTCGATGTCTACATATACTGAATCGACAACGCATCTTGTGGGTACCCAATTATTTACTTTTTTTACCTTAACTGCTGTTGATAGTATAGCGTAACAAATCCCGATAATAGAGCCGACTAATAATATCATTGCTATAGCCCGCTTATAGTTAAAATCTTTTCTATTATTGTGTTCCAAGGACGTCTCTCAATTAATAAAATACTCTTTACTAAAATCTGGCTCCTTTTAGTCGTTATCGGTTTCTGTCGATTATCAGGAAGCGGTTATTTTCCCCCAAACTCCCACGACTTTCAACCTCAAAAAATTCGCTTGTGCTGCCTGCGGTTCGGATACTTTTTTTTCTTACTTAGTCCTGCGGCCTCCGGCAACTTGTGCCCTATGTGCACTTCGCAATCCATCTTTATCAAACCCATTTATTCTCAAATCCCACAAAAAAAGCCCCCTGATTGCTTAATCACAACATTAGCATATATGCATATACTAACATACTTTTGGCGAACGACGAGTCACAAGCCACATGACAAATCAATCAAATGCGCAGGGGGATAAAAGTGAAAACTCATTTTATTGAAAATTTTTTTACTCCTTTCCCCACATCGAGTTACGAGAGACCAGCGACAAGCGACGAGCTCATTTTTCGCATCATTCGCGCAAGTCCCTCCAATTACGAGGGGATGTATTCCCCTCGCCCCCGTCGTCTTGCTTCGCTCTTGCGAAGCAGCGGGGGGATAGTTTTGAAAGGAATTACCAATGAGTGGTTACCAGTAACTAATCAATACTTACAATGTGTTTTTTTTTCTCTGTGGCTGAAATTTCGGCACCGGAGATTCTCTATTTATAGGGAAAAAATCAATCAAAAATGATTAATTATGCAAAACGAACCCAATTTTCAAAACGCCAAAAATGGATATAACTATAGTAACAGCAATGACTACGAACAAAAAACTACGAACTATGAACTCTCAAAAACGAACCCAAACAAAGCCAATTTTGCCGCTCCGAATCTCTCGAATAAAATCTTGATTACAAGATAGTTTTTTGTTATTACTCCAACAATTATGAAAAAAGAACTCGTTAAATTGGCTCAAAGACACGGCACGCCGCTGTTTATTATTGACCACGCCAAAATAAGGGCCAACTTCCGTACCTTTAAGAAAAGTCTCCCAAGCGTCCAGGCGTATTACGCCGTAAAGGCAAACTCCAATCAGGAAATAATCGAGACCCTTTTCAAAGAAGGCGCCAGTTTTGATGTCGCCTCCTACAACGAGTTTATGCAGGTCTATAAATATCTAAAGCATTTCCAAAAAAGTGATAAATATTTCTTTATCTGGGACAAAATCATCTTCTCCAACACAATCAAAGACCGGCAGACCCTAAAAAATATCAAAAAATATAAGCCGCTTGTTACCTATGACAACGCCGACGAGGTCAAAAAAATAAAAGAGTACTGTCCTACCGCCGGCCTGGTTTTGCGCCTGAAAGTCCCCGACATCGGCTCGCAGGTGGAACTAAGCTCGAAATTCGGCGCCGAGCTTGGCGAAGCGTTCGATTTGATAAAACTGGTTTTCGATTTGGGCCTTACCGTCGAAGGCTTGAGCTTCCACGTCGGAAGCCAATGCACAAATTTCGATAATTACGCCTCCGCGCTGCGGATAACCTCCGAAATCTTCAACGACTGCCGCAAAAAAGGCTACAACACCAGAATCGTCGATATCGGCGGCGGCTTCCCCGTCCCCTACGATTCGCAGTCTCCGCGCTTCGGGCAGCTCGCCAAAATAATACGTTCAGAATGTAAACGGCTGTTCCCGAAAGATGTAGAGCTTATAGCTGAGCCCGGCCGTTTTATGGTCGCGACAGCCGCATCCCTTATTTCGGAAATCATCGGAAAGGCGCGCAGGGACGGCAAAATCGTCTATCACATCAACGATGGCGTCTATAGCACTTTTTCAGGAGTGGTTTTTGACCACTGGATTCCGAATTTCCGTGCGTTCAAACACGGCAAAAAAGAGGTCTGCACAGTCGTTGGCCCAACCTGCGACAGTTTCGACAAAATCTCAGCCTCGGAACAGTTGCCGGCTAATCTTCAAATCGGCGACTTCTTTTACACCGAAAACATCGGCGCATACAGCATCGCCTCTGCGACCAAATTCAACGGCTTCGACGGCGCAAAAATCATACATATTAATAAATAGATATGTCCCCTCGCTGCTTAGCGTTTAACGAAAGCGATGTCCCAGTCCTTCCAGACCGGCTCGAACCCGTGCGCCCTTATCATCTCGGCCACCTCGGCTGGGCTGCGAGCGTCGTCGATTTCGAATTGCTCGGCCGCATTCCTTGGTTGTGAATACCCGCCCGGGCTGGTCTTGCTGCCCGCACTTACCTTGGTTATTCCTACTTCGATTAAGTGGTCTCTCAACTCAGCTCTTTCGCGCGTTGACAGTACCATCCCGGCATCGGCAAAGCACAGTCGCAGCGCAATTATCATTTGCACGAGATTCTTATCGCTGAGGAAACGAAACTGCGCTCTGTCGACGTTCTTTGCCGGCCGTAGTCTCGGAAACGAAAACGACACCCGCGATTTCCAGTATCGCTTCATAAGATAATGTGCGTGCTCGCCGAGCGCCAGTGTTTCAAGCCGCCAGTCGGATAAACCCAGCAAGGCCCCGATGCCGATTTCTCTCATTCCCGCCTGCGCAATACTGTCCGGTGCTGATAACCGGTAATCATAGTCGGCCTTCGGGCCTGCGGGATGATATTGGCGATATACATCGCGGTCGTATGTCTCCTGATATAACGTTACGCCCTCGATACCCGCAGCGAAAAGCTTCGCGTATTCTTCGGTCGTCATTTGATAGACTTCTATCGAGATGGAGCTGAATTTGCCTCTCAATCTGCCTGCAAGCTCGCAAAGATAATCGACGCTGATGAATTCTCTGTCCTCGCTGCTGACGAGTAATATGTCCCTGAATCCTTCCGAAGCGATAATGTCCGCTTCTTTGACTGCTTGCTCAATCGTTAATCTTCTCCGCTCGTATTTGTTTTCTTTGTTGAAGCCGCAGTATACACAGTTATTTACGCAGTAATTCGATAAATACAGCGGTGCATATAGCCGGACAGTTTTGCCGAATCTTTGCATCGTAAGCTGCCGGGCCATCTGCGCCATCTCTTCAAGATAGCCCTCAGCCGTTGGTGAAATTAGCGCCGCCAGTTTCTCTGGGCTGTAACTGCCGGCAGGGGAGTTCATCGCCCGCTCGATGTCACTATTATTTATTTCGCTTGGATATTTCATCTCTCAAAAAACCCGTCAGCGGGCTCGATGCGCTTGCCTGTTTGCTTGTTGCTGCCGCGCCTGCTTTGTAAGCCGTTCGCCCGGCTTCGACCGCGAGCTTAAAAGCCGCGGCCATTTGTCTCGGCTCAGCTGCTGTTGCGATGGCAGTATTCACCAGCACTGCATCTGCGCCCATCTCCATTGCCTCCGCCGCGTGCGATGGCAGTCCCAGCCCTGCATCAACCACGACGGGGACATTCGCCTGCTCAATTATTATTTCCAAAGCTGAACGGGTCTTAAGGCCCTGGTTTGAGCCGATGGGGCTTGCAAGCGGCATCACCGTTGCGGCCCCAGCGTCCTCGAGTTTCTTCGCCAAAATCGGGTCTGCGTTTATATAAGGCAGAACAATGAATCCATCTTTAACTAAAATCTCCGCCGCCTTCAGTGTCTCCACCGGGTCCGGTAGCAGGTAATACGGGTCAGGCGTGATCTCTAATTTCACCCAGTTAATCCCCGTTGCCGCCCTTGCCAGTTTCGACAGCCGAACAGCTTCTTCGGCGTCCCGCGCGCCGGAGGTGTTCGGAAGCAGCAGATATTTTTTAGTGTCGATTGCACGGAGCATATCGTCGTTTTTGTTTTCTATGTCCACCCTGCGAAGTGCGACGGTAACGATTTCCGCCCCGGACTCCTCCAGTGCTTCAGCCATAATCTCGCACGATGCGAACTTGCCTGTCCCCACAAGCAGCCGCGAGCTGAACTCTTTCCCTGCGATTACTAACTTGTCCATTCAATCATCCTCCCCCGACAAATCGCACTAATTCGATGCTTTGGCCGTTGCGGAGCTTTGTTTCTGAAAACTTCTCGCGTTCGATAATCTTGCCGTCAACTTCAGCCGCTGCTGTTGCTCCCCGGATATTAAGCTGCTTTAACAATTCAGCCACAGTCGAAGGCATCTGCCCCGCTGGGAACTGTTTCTTGACGCCATTTATTTTCAGCGATTCCATTTTTACACACTCGAAACTAAAAAAGCACTCCTGCAAAGGGAGTGCTCTAAATTTTTTGCCTTCCTTCGCAGGTCTTAACCCGAGCAGGTTCTTAGGGTCATCGCCATATCGGCGATTTCTCAGCTTGCCGCGGGTTTTGCCATTGGCACGCTCCCCTGGCTTATTCAAATTTATCTCGCCATCTGTTTGGCGGATTTTACTCGGATATATTATAATACATTGAAATGACTCAGGAAATTAAAAAATTCGTTATTCAGCAGCACTCGACAGCCCAGGGCATTCACTGGGATTTTATGCTCGAATTGGGTGATATCCTGCAAACTTACCGTCTTGATAAAGCTCCTCAGCAACTTATCCAAAGCCCAGCCGTCGCCGTAAAAATCTTCGACCATCCGCTGAAATTCCTTACTTACGAGGGGCCGGTAAACAAAGGTCAGGGCAGCGTCAGCATCGTCGAAACAGGCACTTATGAAACAATGCATCAGTCACACGATCGCCTTGAGCTGGACTTGAAAGGCAAAATCCTCAAAAGCAAATTTACTCTGTCTCACGTCGAAGGCGACGATTGGCAGTTTGGCAAAAGTGATATATAATTGAAACAAAGATTCCAAAAACCAGAGGCCGAAAGTGGCATTAACGGAAGAACAAAGAGAAAGATACAGCCGTCATACAATGTTGGGACAAATCGGTGAAGCTGGGCAGCAGAGATTGCTTTCATCGAAGGTTCTGCTCATCGGCGCCGGTGGTCTCGGCTCACCTGCCGCTGTTTATTTGGCCGCCGCCGGAATCGGCACTATCGGCATCGTCGATTCCGACAAAGTCGAGCTGACAAATCTCCAGAGACAAATAATTCATCACACCTCCGATTTAGGCGTCGAAAAGGTCAAATCCGCCCAGACTAAAATGCGGGCAATCAATCCTGATGTCACCGTTAAGGCTTACCATGAACTAGTAAAGGCCGACAACATTCGGAAAATTGTCCACGAATACGATTTTGTAATCGACGCCACCGATAATTTCCCCGCCAAGTTTCTCATCAACGATGCTTGTTTCTTCGAGAAAAAACCATTTTCGCACGCCGGCGTCCTGAGGTTCGATGGCCAGTTAATGACCGTCCTGCCAGGCGAATCCGCCTGTTACCGCTGCATCTTCCATTCTTTGCCATCTGCGGATATTGCTCGTTCCTGCTCGCGCGCCGGAATTCTTGGTGTTCTGCCAGGCGTTATCGGCACACTACAGGCAACCGAGGCAATCAAATATCTGCTGGGTATCGGCGAGCTTTTGACCGACACGCTGCTGACTTATAATGCCCTGACAGTGGAATTTCGAAAGGTGCGTTTGAAACGTAACCCAGATTGCCCGCTTTGCGGCTCAAATCCCAAAATCACCGAGCTTAAAGATGACAGCCAATAAGTGGAACATCAAATTGCAGAGGTCAAGCCATCTCTCTTGGCAGCCCGAAAAGCAGGCCGACAAACGAATCGCCGTCCTTATGAGCGGCGGCGTCGACAGCAGCACCGCAGCATATCTGCTCAAGCAGCAGGGCTGGGATGTCCTCGGCATCACTATGAAAGTCCCTCTTTCAACTAACGTTGGCAAACGCACTTGTTGTGGTACCGATGCTGCATTTGTCTGTGAACAATTGGCTATCCCCCATTATTTCGTCGATGTTACCGAGGTCTTCGAGGAAATTATAATAAAACCATTTCGTCAGTCTTATACCGGCGGCCAAACCCCTAACCCTTGTGTTGACTGTAACACGTTTCTGAAATTTTCTCTTCTTTGGGATTTTTTGCAGGAAAAGTTCGGCACAATTTTCCTTGCTACTGGGCATTATGCTAAAGTTTATCAAATCGATGACAGATTTTATCTCGGCAAAGCAAAAGACATTGCCAAAGACCAGAGCTATTTTCTCTATGGCATATCTTCACAGCGTCTTCCAAATCTTGTTTTGCCTCTGGGGGAATTTACGAAAGAGCAAGTCCGCGCAATCGCAGCCGACGCCGGCCTGCCCGTCGCCGAAAAATCCGAAAGTATGGAATTGTGTTTCGCCGGAGAAGGTGATTACCGCACAGTCTTAACCGACGCTGCCTTCAACAGGCCCGGGGACATAACTGATATGAAGGGCAACAAAATCGCCGAACATAAAGGAATCGCCAACTTCACGCTCGGCCAGAGAAAAGGCATAGGCTTTGCAGGCGGCATTCCCCTTTACGTCGGAAAAATTGACGCACAGAAAAACACCATCGCTCTTGGCACAAAAGAGCAAGTTAGTTTCCGCTCTGTCATCACGAATCAGTTAAACGTCCTTATTCCCGAAGAGCTCGTTGTCGGTGGACAATTCTTCGGTAAAGTCCGCTCCTATGTCGATTCCCATCCCTGCAGACTCGTTGCAGTAAATAAACAAACGATGACCGTTAAGTTTGACCAGCCCCAGTTTGCTCCCTGTCCTGGCCAGCGACTTGTCCTTTATAACAACCGTGGTTACATTACTGCTGGCGGAACTATAATATAAAATCTGCAATTCTACATTCTAAATCCTACCCATTTTACCTGTCTTAACACCACTCAGAGCGTAGCGTAGATCCACGAGAGCTGCTACTTAGCTGTGAACAGGGGGCCTAAAACACTCATTTTTACCCCCAAAAACCGGAAAAAATCGTCCTAAAATAATTAATTTACTCTTGCAAAACAGCCGAATTTATTGTATGTTTTTTAGGAAAATGTGCCAAAAATGGCAGTTTTTACGGAACACTAACCGCCTTTTGCGCATCTTAATAACGGCAATTAAGCCCAATAGAAAGAAAGGAATAATTTATGGATAAGAAAAAAGGTTTTACATTAATTGAGCTTTTGGTGGTGATAGCCATTATAGCGTTGTTGATGTCGATATTGATGCCGGCACTGTCAAAGGTCAGAAAGCAGGCAATGTCGGTTTCCTGTCTGGCCAGGCTAAAACAATGGGGCGTTATATTTTCAATGTATGCAGGCGGGAACGACGGCTATTTAAACCAAAGAGAGGTCGGTAGCCATTATGAAAAGTTGTGGCACCTGGTTTACAAGCCAATGTACAAAGACCCTATGATGCGCTACTGCCCGACTGCTATAAACAATAAGTTGAAGACAGGTCCCTTTGCAACATGGTGGGCTGATGAACTGGGTTCTTGGGATCCGGAGGAATTTCCAGTTCCAGGGGAAGGTGATAATCAGGTCGATGATCCAGCTACCGGCGTCTATCAAGCTCCTACCGGTAGTTACGGTATGAATCGCTACATTGAGGATATGAGAGGCGGCGACGTGTCTTTCGATGCGGCTTACTGGAGAAAAATTGATGTAAGAGGCGGAGATAAGGCCCCTGTTATGTTGGATTGTTTATATATATATTATTGGTCAAATTCTGACGCTTCACCACCTGCGTATAATGGCGACTATACTACCCCTGAAATGCACTGGATAACCATCGACAGGCATATGGGGTATAACAACGTTGTTTTTCTGGACTCCTCCGCACGCAAGGTTGGGCTTAAGGAGTTGTATACACTGAATCACACTAAGCCGATTAATGGAGGATTCGACATATGCGGCCCGTGGACTATATGTGGATTTTCCAACAAATCGGCGTGTAAAAACGCCTGGGATGATGCAGCAGAGTGGATGGTCAAAATGCCGGTGTATTGATACAAAAACCGTTGCACAAAAAAAGGCCGGGAAATTAAACCCGGCCTTTTTTATTGGTTTATGGCTAAGGGCAAATCAACTTCTAAGGAAATTACTGATTTGCCTTTATGGTTTTTTAAACTGTACCTTTCAAAAGTTTCGCAGGATTAAGATTTTTCGCTTCGATATCTTTGAAGTAGTTGACTGTGCCGACTTTGAGTTCGACAGTTGCCCCATCGTCACAGACAATAATGCCCTTGGGGTGTAATTGGAGAGCGCTGACCGTCCACATATGGTTGACGCCTTCTTCCACTACCTTTTGCAGTGCCCTGGCCTTGTTATGGCCGCTGATAATAATCAGCACCTCACGGGCGTCCATAACCGTTTTGACCCCTACCGTTAACGCGGTTTTGGGAACTTTGTTGATGTCGTTGTCGAAAAACCTCGAATTGGCTATGATGGTGTCTTTTGTAAGTGTTTTTTCTCTGGTTGGGGACGATAACGAAGAGCCGGGTTCGTTAAATGCAACGTGGCCGTCAGGGCCTATGCCCCCGATAAACAGATCGATGCCGCCAAAAGCTGCTATCTTCTTTTCATAATTCTTACACTCGGCCTGCAGGTCTTTGGCATTACCATTGAGGATATTAACGTTTTGTTTCTGAATATCCACGTGGCTGAAGAAATTGTTCCACATAAACGAGTGGTAGCTTTCGGGATGCTCCTCCGGCAATTTGACATATTCATCCATATTGAAAGTAACGACGTTTTTGAACGAAACTTTTCCTTTTTTGTTGAGTTTTACCAGTTCTCTGTACATTCCCAGAGGCGATGAGCCGGTAGGAAGGCCTAATACAAAAGGCTTTTTAGTGCTTGGCTTAAATTCGTTAATCCTTTTGGCAACATAATTGGCAGTCCATTTAGATGCTCCATCGTAATCAGGCTGAATGATAATTCTCATACACGGCTCCTTATTCGAATGTGATTAAAATTAACTCAGTTTTTCCATTCGGCTGATAAGCTCATCACCGAGCTTTGTTTTTTCTGCTATATGTTTTTCAATTTCAGAGACGAAACTGTCTTTTTCAAACACGCCCCTGACACGTGCGAAATCGCCGCGTTTTGTTTGTTCGTCGCCATCGAGGCCGTATCCGGTTTGAGCGGTGTCGGTAAATTCTTTTTTTGCATCAGCGTAAAGTTTGTGGTCAAGTCCCACCACGGCTTCTTTCCATTTCGTTGTCAGTTCAATAATATCGGCTGCTGTTATTTTATCGATGTTTTTACCAAGTCGCTGCTGCAGCACACCTGTCGCCCAGGCCCATTCATACTTGGGATAATCTTCGTGTATCGACCGGAAAACCTCTGTTACCTGCTCCAGTGTGCTGATACTGTCGTTTTCAATGTCGTTGAGCATTTTTTCAATGCATTCTTCAGGCGCAAACAGCCCGGCTAAATCCAGCCATTTGCCAGTTCCTGTGCCGGTTTCCGGCGACAGAGCAGCTTGAAGGTCTCCGATGTTATTAAGCTGCTTGCCTTCCAGTCGTTTAATCAGGCAGTTGCCCAGGAACTTGTCGATACCAATCTGGTACAATTTAATACCGCTATCCAGCGACGAGCTTTTAATCTTGCAGCTGTGATAGGTGAAGTAATCGCTGGTCGTGCCGGAGGTCGATTTAAGATTTGTGAGCAGTTTGCAACCGTTGAGCATTTTTTGAATTGTATATGGGCTTAAAAGCTTGAAATTTATGTAATCGAGCTTCTTGGGGTCTTTTCGTTTGTCTCGTTTTGGCCATTTTCGAGCGTCTCGGACGGTCCCTACGCTTCGTAAATTCACACCGGGGACAAGAATACTTTCATCTTCGTGCTCAATAAGGTATGAGAAAGGCAGGTCCGAGGTATCAGAATTTCTGTAGTGTCTGCCCATTACAACGGTAAAAGCCCCGACCTTTGCCGGCCAGAGCATATATGAGTCGCTGGCTGTCTTGGAGCCGCGTTCGACAATACCCTGGTGGACCGGCCCGAGTTTGTACATATGATTGCTTTGATTTGTTCCGCTGCCGGCGTTCAGGAAAGAAAACAACCCCGCAATCAGCAGTGTCGATTTATGATGTGTAACAGTATATGGCCCGGCAAATATGGAGCAGGCCTCGCCGTGAAAACCGCCGCAATTGGCGAAGAACACCGAGTTTTCCGCTGAATATTGTTTGGCCAGTTCCGTGCTCTGCCCTACGAAGCATTTAGAAATGATAGCGCCGTCACTGATCTTCGAACCGGAGCAGACGATGAAATCCTCTGCGAAAACACCGGGGCCAATATAGACAGGGGCTTCCGGGCAGCTATTGATTGAGCCGTTTTCCAGCCTGCTTGCGCCCTCGATTACAGTCACAGTACCCACTTTGACATTTTTGATAATTCTGCAGTTGATAATATTAGCGCCTTTTGCCAACAGGCCCATAGATGAAGTTACAGATTTGGTATAGCCGGCAATCATTTTCCGCAGATTTTCAATTACTTTCGGCCTGTGCCTGTAAAAAGCTATCACATAAGCGGTATGAGCAGACAAATGGTCGTAAATCGGTATCTCCCTGCCGCCGGCCTCATTGACAACGGCAACTTCGGTTCCGTTACCGAATGAGCTCTCCTGCTCAACTTCCAGCAAATCAACATTGTCAATGACTACATTGTCCTCGATTATGTAATTGGCTATGTAAGTGTTAATGTTGTTAATATAAACATTGTTTCCGATTTTGCAGTTGTGGATTGCTGCCTGATTAATACCTGCCGGCTTCTTCATTCCGCCGTGAAAGGTTATTGTTTCCTTAAGCTCGCCTATTTCAACCTTGCCGGAAAAATGTGTGAATCTTACTCTTGCAGGGTCGAAGCTTTGTGCAACTTTAATACTTGCCCAATCCGAGCAAGTGCATCCTTGCTCTTGCAGCTGAGTAATTTCGGTTTTAGATAGTGCGCGGTATTCCGATGCCATATTGCACTCCTTTTAACTCAAGCAACTGTTGTTCGAAGTTTACCCTTTTTTGATGAACAAGTCAATGAATTAACTTCGTTGCGGGAGATTGGTTCTGTGGAGTTTCCTGCTATGGGCTGGATATAATTTTCAAAAGCTCTTTATGAATCGTGTTGACATACTCGTCTAACCTGTCAGAGACTGTTTTACTGAGTTCGCAGCCGGGTTTGACGGATTGAGGTTCGATACCGAAGATTATTATCTCGGCAGGACATTGG
Coding sequences within it:
- a CDS encoding PEP-CTERM sorting domain-containing protein, which translates into the protein MKAVNLTRVRVFIFVICLVAAGFTSSAVAMPVPVDGFTSPDLPPVHPNPNVAYRSEEGVIYYPFVGISLSDITHGSFTNISRSYIGGDEIEYFDSVVTAAVDISGIGNFPAVLAGPVTAQVYSKTSGQTGTFQTEIISMTMSGNVGGVNVMVRESPTLSSSGQTSIEMSSSGWYIGSFFDVYTELSIDGGQTWVPSEESCRMVLVPEPATICLLVFGGLGILARKRR
- a CDS encoding DUF3592 domain-containing protein: MILLVGSIIGICYAILSTAVKVKKVNNWVPTRCVVDSVYVDIDPSTQDDILFWNIHYTYKYNGQEYASNRYNILRRHIIITREEGKRITTERLKRGQSYTPRGPYLQGEETGCFVNPDNPAEAVLSQEYTFVTFLINKPVFIAVTIFILIAGLYYEFR
- a CDS encoding type III PLP-dependent enzyme; this encodes MKKELVKLAQRHGTPLFIIDHAKIRANFRTFKKSLPSVQAYYAVKANSNQEIIETLFKEGASFDVASYNEFMQVYKYLKHFQKSDKYFFIWDKIIFSNTIKDRQTLKNIKKYKPLVTYDNADEVKKIKEYCPTAGLVLRLKVPDIGSQVELSSKFGAELGEAFDLIKLVFDLGLTVEGLSFHVGSQCTNFDNYASALRITSEIFNDCRKKGYNTRIVDIGGGFPVPYDSQSPRFGQLAKIIRSECKRLFPKDVELIAEPGRFMVATAASLISEIIGKARRDGKIVYHINDGVYSTFSGVVFDHWIPNFRAFKHGKKEVCTVVGPTCDSFDKISASEQLPANLQIGDFFYTENIGAYSIASATKFNGFDGAKIIHINK
- the thiH gene encoding 2-iminoacetate synthase ThiH; translated protein: MKYPSEINNSDIERAMNSPAGSYSPEKLAALISPTAEGYLEEMAQMARQLTMQRFGKTVRLYAPLYLSNYCVNNCVYCGFNKENKYERRRLTIEQAVKEADIIASEGFRDILLVSSEDREFISVDYLCELAGRLRGKFSSISIEVYQMTTEEYAKLFAAGIEGVTLYQETYDRDVYRQYHPAGPKADYDYRLSAPDSIAQAGMREIGIGALLGLSDWRLETLALGEHAHYLMKRYWKSRVSFSFPRLRPAKNVDRAQFRFLSDKNLVQMIIALRLCFADAGMVLSTRERAELRDHLIEVGITKVSAGSKTSPGGYSQPRNAAEQFEIDDARSPAEVAEMIRAHGFEPVWKDWDIAFVKR
- a CDS encoding thiazole synthase, with protein sequence MDKLVIAGKEFSSRLLVGTGKFASCEIMAEALEESGAEIVTVALRRVDIENKNDDMLRAIDTKKYLLLPNTSGARDAEEAVRLSKLARAATGINWVKLEITPDPYYLLPDPVETLKAAEILVKDGFIVLPYINADPILAKKLEDAGAATVMPLASPIGSNQGLKTRSALEIIIEQANVPVVVDAGLGLPSHAAEAMEMGADAVLVNTAIATAAEPRQMAAAFKLAVEAGRTAYKAGAAATSKQASASSPLTGFLRDEISKRNK
- the thiS gene encoding sulfur carrier protein ThiS, whose product is MESLKINGVKKQFPAGQMPSTVAELLKQLNIRGATAAAEVDGKIIEREKFSETKLRNGQSIELVRFVGGG
- a CDS encoding DNA polymerase ligase N-terminal domain-containing protein; translated protein: MTQEIKKFVIQQHSTAQGIHWDFMLELGDILQTYRLDKAPQQLIQSPAVAVKIFDHPLKFLTYEGPVNKGQGSVSIVETGTYETMHQSHDRLELDLKGKILKSKFTLSHVEGDDWQFGKSDI
- the moeB gene encoding molybdopterin-synthase adenylyltransferase MoeB, with product MALTEEQRERYSRHTMLGQIGEAGQQRLLSSKVLLIGAGGLGSPAAVYLAAAGIGTIGIVDSDKVELTNLQRQIIHHTSDLGVEKVKSAQTKMRAINPDVTVKAYHELVKADNIRKIVHEYDFVIDATDNFPAKFLINDACFFEKKPFSHAGVLRFDGQLMTVLPGESACYRCIFHSLPSADIARSCSRAGILGVLPGVIGTLQATEAIKYLLGIGELLTDTLLTYNALTVEFRKVRLKRNPDCPLCGSNPKITELKDDSQ
- the mnmA gene encoding tRNA 2-thiouridine(34) synthase MnmA gives rise to the protein MTANKWNIKLQRSSHLSWQPEKQADKRIAVLMSGGVDSSTAAYLLKQQGWDVLGITMKVPLSTNVGKRTCCGTDAAFVCEQLAIPHYFVDVTEVFEEIIIKPFRQSYTGGQTPNPCVDCNTFLKFSLLWDFLQEKFGTIFLATGHYAKVYQIDDRFYLGKAKDIAKDQSYFLYGISSQRLPNLVLPLGEFTKEQVRAIAADAGLPVAEKSESMELCFAGEGDYRTVLTDAAFNRPGDITDMKGNKIAEHKGIANFTLGQRKGIGFAGGIPLYVGKIDAQKNTIALGTKEQVSFRSVITNQLNVLIPEELVVGGQFFGKVRSYVDSHPCRLVAVNKQTMTVKFDQPQFAPCPGQRLVLYNNRGYITAGGTII
- a CDS encoding type II secretion system protein — encoded protein: MDKKKGFTLIELLVVIAIIALLMSILMPALSKVRKQAMSVSCLARLKQWGVIFSMYAGGNDGYLNQREVGSHYEKLWHLVYKPMYKDPMMRYCPTAINNKLKTGPFATWWADELGSWDPEEFPVPGEGDNQVDDPATGVYQAPTGSYGMNRYIEDMRGGDVSFDAAYWRKIDVRGGDKAPVMLDCLYIYYWSNSDASPPAYNGDYTTPEMHWITIDRHMGYNNVVFLDSSARKVGLKELYTLNHTKPINGGFDICGPWTICGFSNKSACKNAWDDAAEWMVKMPVY
- the nagB gene encoding glucosamine-6-phosphate deaminase; this translates as MRIIIQPDYDGASKWTANYVAKRINEFKPSTKKPFVLGLPTGSSPLGMYRELVKLNKKGKVSFKNVVTFNMDEYVKLPEEHPESYHSFMWNNFFSHVDIQKQNVNILNGNAKDLQAECKNYEKKIAAFGGIDLFIGGIGPDGHVAFNEPGSSLSSPTREKTLTKDTIIANSRFFDNDINKVPKTALTVGVKTVMDAREVLIIISGHNKARALQKVVEEGVNHMWTVSALQLHPKGIIVCDDGATVELKVGTVNYFKDIEAKNLNPAKLLKGTV